From Sulfurovum zhangzhouensis, one genomic window encodes:
- the ribA gene encoding GTP cyclohydrolase II codes for MKAVEQSQTAILPTKYGTFNIQAFKDDLGKEHLAIFTDNLPEAPIVRVHSECLTGDALGSLKCDCGEQLHAAMELIAKEGGMIIYHRQEGRNIGLLNKVNAYALQDKGFDTVAANHQLGFQADERTYEIVEFILEHFGIKKLRLLTNNPKKIESLKNIEIIERIPLQIASNPHNEGYLQTKKEQMGHLL; via the coding sequence ATGAAAGCAGTAGAACAATCACAAACCGCCATTTTACCAACCAAATACGGTACATTCAACATTCAAGCCTTCAAAGATGATCTGGGAAAAGAGCATTTGGCAATTTTCACCGATAATCTTCCAGAGGCTCCGATCGTACGTGTACATTCTGAGTGTCTGACCGGGGATGCTTTGGGTTCGCTCAAATGTGATTGCGGAGAACAACTTCATGCTGCTATGGAGCTGATCGCAAAAGAGGGTGGAATGATCATTTATCACCGTCAAGAAGGTCGTAACATCGGACTACTCAATAAAGTGAATGCATATGCGTTACAAGATAAAGGATTTGATACGGTTGCTGCAAACCATCAGCTGGGATTTCAAGCCGATGAAAGGACCTATGAGATCGTTGAGTTTATCCTGGAACATTTTGGGATCAAAAAGCTAAGGCTGCTTACTAACAATCCAAAGAAAATTGAAAGCCTCAAAAATATAGAGATCATAGAGCGTATTCCTCTCCAGATCGCTTCAAATCCTCACAATGAAGGGTATCTGCAGACTAAAAAAGAGCAGATGGGGCATTTACTATAG
- a CDS encoding response regulator transcription factor, which produces MIKILIIEDDPELALILTNYLTKYDMEVIGAEDPFLGLSLLTQHDFDLIILDLTLPGMDGLEVIPKIREVTNIPIIISSARDDITDKVIGMERGADDYMPKPYDPRELVTRIKTILRRTHSVEAPKKEAELFDADIKAHTITFKGELLELTAAEYDILNMLIQHKNGSVSREQLLYESEHIDDDSSIKNIDVIISRIRQKIAKIDPDHVYIRPIRGVGYLLTDRPTPAK; this is translated from the coding sequence ATGATTAAGATACTTATCATTGAAGATGATCCGGAACTTGCACTGATATTGACGAACTATCTGACAAAATACGATATGGAAGTGATCGGTGCAGAAGACCCTTTCTTAGGACTTTCATTGCTGACACAGCATGATTTTGATCTGATCATACTTGATCTTACACTTCCGGGTATGGATGGTTTGGAGGTGATCCCAAAGATCAGGGAAGTCACAAATATCCCTATCATTATCTCTTCAGCACGTGACGATATCACCGATAAGGTGATCGGTATGGAGCGTGGTGCGGATGACTATATGCCAAAACCGTATGATCCCAGGGAGCTGGTAACACGTATCAAGACTATACTGCGCCGTACACATAGTGTGGAAGCACCTAAAAAAGAGGCTGAACTTTTTGATGCGGATATAAAAGCCCATACGATTACATTTAAAGGAGAGTTGTTGGAATTGACTGCTGCAGAGTATGATATTCTCAATATGTTGATCCAGCATAAGAACGGTTCTGTATCCAGAGAACAGCTGCTTTATGAAAGTGAACATATCGATGATGACAGTTCGATCAAAAATATCGATGTGATCATCTCACGTATCCGTCAAAAGATTGCAAAGATCGATCCTGATCATGTTTATATTAGGCCAATTCGAGGTGTTGGATATCTGTTGACAGACCGTCCTACACCTGCGAAGTAA
- a CDS encoding (Fe-S)-binding protein produces MSKQLDEIFNFTDTSEACIKCGKCIPVCTIHQVNPDETTSPRGFIDLLGAYKRGDLELDKNTKNIFESCFLCTNCVDVCPNSLPTDMVIEEVRADIAEKYGIAWFKKAFFFLLRNRKIMDLVMKLGFMFKTCALSVDEKGRGLKARFALPMVKKGRLLPSLAKTSFLNSHPEEIPAPLQEKKNPRVAIFIGCLANYNYTDIGDSLVEILKQLNIDVFIPKKQLCCGAPAYFTGDVDSVEYMTKKNIKYFESFMDECDAMLIPEATCSAMVKHDWQVFFANHDMPEWEERAKKVSEKIHMATAWLYNNTDLVKLLAEKGKKFDDVVTYHDPCHARKVQGIWQEPRNLLAQNYPMKEMSDPNRCCGFGGVTMQTEKFHLAEAAGKPKAAMIKDTKAKYVSAECSACRVQLSEAMNNADVETIFKNPLELIAEALK; encoded by the coding sequence TTGAGTAAACAACTAGATGAGATCTTTAACTTTACCGATACCAGTGAAGCCTGTATCAAATGCGGTAAATGTATCCCGGTATGTACTATCCACCAGGTAAATCCCGATGAGACCACTTCTCCTCGAGGGTTCATCGATCTTCTGGGTGCATATAAACGTGGAGATCTGGAACTGGATAAAAATACAAAAAATATTTTTGAGAGCTGTTTTTTATGTACCAACTGTGTAGATGTATGTCCTAACTCTCTACCTACAGATATGGTCATCGAAGAAGTTCGTGCTGATATAGCAGAGAAGTATGGTATTGCCTGGTTTAAAAAAGCCTTTTTCTTTTTGCTTCGCAATAGAAAGATTATGGACCTTGTCATGAAACTTGGATTTATGTTCAAGACATGTGCACTCAGCGTAGATGAAAAGGGCCGTGGTCTCAAGGCAAGATTTGCACTTCCGATGGTTAAAAAAGGAAGGCTTCTTCCATCTCTGGCGAAAACAAGCTTTCTCAATAGTCATCCTGAAGAGATACCTGCACCACTGCAAGAGAAGAAGAACCCTCGTGTAGCTATCTTCATCGGATGTCTTGCCAACTATAACTATACCGATATCGGGGATAGTCTGGTAGAGATACTGAAACAACTGAATATCGATGTCTTTATCCCTAAAAAACAGCTCTGTTGCGGTGCCCCTGCCTACTTTACAGGAGATGTAGACTCAGTAGAGTATATGACCAAAAAGAACATCAAATACTTTGAGAGCTTTATGGATGAATGTGATGCGATGTTGATCCCGGAAGCAACCTGTTCAGCAATGGTAAAACATGATTGGCAGGTCTTCTTTGCAAATCACGATATGCCCGAATGGGAAGAGCGTGCTAAAAAAGTGAGTGAAAAAATACACATGGCAACAGCATGGCTCTATAACAATACCGATCTGGTCAAACTACTGGCAGAAAAAGGTAAAAAGTTTGATGATGTCGTGACTTACCATGATCCTTGCCATGCAAGAAAAGTACAGGGTATTTGGCAAGAACCACGTAATCTGCTTGCTCAAAACTATCCAATGAAAGAGATGAGTGATCCGAACCGCTGTTGTGGATTTGGAGGAGTAACAATGCAGACTGAGAAGTTCCATCTTGCTGAAGCCGCAGGTAAACCAAAAGCTGCGATGATCAAAGATACAAAAGCCAAGTACGTAAGTGCAGAGTGTAGCGCTTGTCGTGTACAACTTAGTGAAGCAATGAACAATGCGGATGTGGAGACGATCTTCAAGAATCCTCTAGAACTTATCGCTGAAGCACTAAAGTAG
- a CDS encoding asparagine synthase-related protein: MSGFITIYHTNGEPVDKQLIHSLTQTLKFRGPDQQNVWIDDNIGMGHALFKTTFEAEYENQPATIDNKVWITCSARIDDRENLVNKMGMKHSLDLSSTPDSELILHAYKKWGEECLDHLLGDFAFVIWDKTQQKLFCARDHLGTRQLHYAYINNKIIISNSLNTIRQHPDISKELNDKAIAGFLLTGDYTLIDKTISVYKDISTLAPTHKLTYKNKHIHIKAYWGIPDNLPLLRYKNDNDYIEHFLEIFKESVNDRIRTSKISILMSGGMDSTAIAAIAKNSNSNVKIQAVTSIYETMVNDDEKYYADLVSKHLDIPIHFHLADDYQLFDKGITTTRPLEILTPIQRNDIQRILASYSRAYLTGDAGDCLLEYTPFNSTSKRPVNLFHFILQIYKVTKFFHMLPKGSGIKSVFNPYQKKKEQTYKPNLLVPYPSWLSSEFEQTFNVHHMWQNFQQWTPSSSHRAQMQLTRFNWNSDDVLLNPDFTLSEERDPYRDIRLIKYLFSLPSFPWFYKKYILRNSMSDFLPDEVIKRPKTPLPNVVEKLIQITPTQHLNGWEPHTQLSRYIDLKKLPTVEKTTATPSHRIVNFRPRLLNEWLSQIEML, from the coding sequence ATGAGCGGCTTTATCACTATTTATCACACCAATGGAGAACCCGTCGACAAACAACTGATTCATTCTCTCACCCAAACATTAAAATTTCGTGGTCCAGATCAACAAAACGTTTGGATTGATGACAATATTGGTATGGGACATGCTCTATTTAAGACTACTTTTGAAGCAGAGTATGAAAACCAACCTGCCACCATCGATAATAAAGTGTGGATCACTTGCAGTGCCAGAATTGATGACAGAGAAAACCTTGTCAATAAAATGGGGATGAAACATTCGTTAGACTTGTCTAGCACACCTGACAGTGAACTTATCTTACATGCCTACAAAAAATGGGGAGAAGAGTGTCTTGATCACTTATTAGGTGATTTCGCCTTTGTGATCTGGGACAAGACACAGCAAAAGCTTTTCTGCGCCAGAGATCATTTAGGTACACGTCAATTACATTATGCCTATATAAATAATAAAATTATTATATCCAATAGCCTGAATACTATTCGTCAGCATCCGGATATTTCAAAAGAGTTAAATGATAAAGCTATTGCCGGATTTTTATTGACCGGTGATTATACATTAATTGATAAAACTATCTCCGTGTATAAAGACATATCTACTTTAGCCCCAACTCATAAATTGACATACAAAAATAAACATATTCATATCAAAGCTTATTGGGGTATTCCTGATAATCTACCCTTACTGAGATATAAGAATGATAATGATTATATAGAGCATTTTTTAGAAATATTCAAAGAATCGGTGAACGATAGGATAAGAACGTCAAAGATTAGTATTCTTATGAGTGGAGGTATGGACTCTACAGCGATAGCAGCTATCGCAAAAAATTCTAATTCGAATGTGAAAATACAAGCTGTAACATCCATTTATGAGACCATGGTGAACGATGATGAAAAATATTACGCCGATTTAGTTTCAAAACATTTGGATATTCCAATTCATTTTCACCTGGCTGATGATTATCAATTATTTGATAAAGGCATTACAACTACCCGGCCTCTTGAAATACTGACACCTATCCAAAGAAACGATATTCAGCGTATCCTTGCATCATATAGCCGAGCTTATTTGACCGGAGATGCGGGAGATTGTCTTTTAGAATATACCCCATTTAACTCAACATCAAAAAGACCCGTTAATTTATTTCACTTCATACTCCAAATATATAAGGTCACAAAGTTTTTTCATATGCTTCCCAAAGGCAGCGGTATAAAAAGTGTATTCAATCCTTATCAAAAAAAGAAAGAACAAACATATAAACCAAATCTGCTGGTACCTTATCCTAGTTGGTTGAGTAGTGAGTTTGAACAAACATTCAATGTTCATCATATGTGGCAAAATTTTCAGCAGTGGACTCCAAGCTCTTCACACAGAGCACAGATGCAGTTAACACGATTTAACTGGAACAGTGACGATGTATTATTGAACCCTGATTTTACTTTATCTGAAGAGAGAGATCCCTATCGTGACATACGTTTAATAAAGTATCTGTTTTCCCTACCCTCGTTCCCTTGGTTCTATAAGAAATATATCCTGAGAAACAGTATGTCAGATTTTTTACCTGATGAAGTGATAAAAAGGCCTAAAACACCTTTACCTAATGTAGTAGAAAAGCTGATCCAGATCACTCCCACTCAACATTTAAATGGCTGGGAACCCCATACGCAACTGAGCCGTTATATTGACTTAAAAAAGTTACCGACTGTCGAAAAAACAACTGCTACACCAAGTCACAGAATAGTAAATTTCCGTCCACGCTTACTGAATGAATGGCTCTCACAAATAGAAATGCTGTAA
- the hemB gene encoding porphobilinogen synthase → MFARFRRKRLNPVLRDLLQETHLSVNDFIYPLFARSGTGIKDEVASMPGVYQMSIDEIVKECEDLKKLGIYAIILFGIPDVKDSVGSDALCEHGIIAQTVRAVKAAHPDMFVVTDLCFCEYTDHGHCGVLDPVLETVDNDITLGNLAKQAVVHAKAGADMIAPSGMMDGMITAIREGLDSAGFENLPVMSYSTKFASAYYGPFRDVAESSPSFGDRRSYQMNPANRNEAILESIEDEKEGADILMVKPALAYLDIVRDIKNNTSLPLAVYNVSGEYSMLKMAAKAGVIDYDKVMMETLLGFKRAGADIIITYHAKEAALLLQK, encoded by the coding sequence ATGTTTGCACGTTTTCGTAGAAAAAGACTCAACCCCGTCCTAAGAGACCTCCTTCAAGAGACACATCTGAGTGTCAATGATTTCATCTATCCGCTTTTTGCTAGAAGCGGTACAGGTATCAAAGATGAAGTAGCTTCTATGCCGGGTGTATACCAAATGAGTATTGATGAGATCGTTAAAGAGTGTGAAGATCTCAAAAAACTCGGTATCTACGCGATCATCCTCTTTGGGATACCGGATGTGAAAGACTCGGTTGGAAGCGATGCACTCTGTGAGCATGGTATCATCGCCCAAACAGTGAGAGCGGTGAAAGCTGCACACCCGGATATGTTTGTCGTCACGGACCTCTGTTTCTGTGAATACACTGACCATGGTCATTGTGGAGTACTGGACCCGGTACTTGAAACCGTAGACAATGATATTACTCTTGGAAATCTTGCAAAACAAGCAGTTGTTCATGCCAAAGCAGGTGCAGATATGATCGCTCCAAGCGGTATGATGGATGGGATGATCACAGCGATCCGCGAAGGACTGGATAGTGCAGGATTTGAAAACCTTCCGGTGATGAGCTATTCAACGAAATTTGCTTCAGCATACTATGGGCCATTTAGAGATGTGGCAGAAAGCAGTCCAAGTTTTGGTGATAGAAGAAGCTACCAGATGAACCCTGCAAACCGAAATGAAGCGATCCTGGAAAGTATAGAGGATGAAAAAGAAGGGGCAGATATACTGATGGTCAAACCGGCCCTTGCCTATCTTGATATTGTCAGAGATATCAAAAACAATACCTCACTTCCACTGGCAGTCTATAACGTCTCCGGTGAATACTCAATGCTAAAAATGGCTGCTAAAGCAGGTGTAATTGATTATGACAAAGTGATGATGGAAACGCTGCTTGGATTTAAACGTGCAGGTGCAGATATCATCATCACATACCATGCAAAAGAGGCAGCTCTGCTCCTTCAAAAATAG
- a CDS encoding ABC transporter ATP-binding protein, protein MTKLYSLKRFWQQILGQKKEFWATTFYGMAATLLLLPIPMLIPLLIDEVLLGHPGKLTAFLSTTFGNSETWFLVLVTVILVAILRMGAFVFSNQQSFYAIKITQRISYLLRHRILHHLERVCLSEYETLKSGGVVSKTIQDVTGVSSFASAFVSSFFSSTLMLIGIAAVMLWMNWVLALLILFLNPFFLAFSKVLGKKTGELLRRQYKAYEVYNELLNETLELFIQVRASNQEKNFFALILDQSKEIENASIDYGHKAAVAQRSSGLLTNTVIDIFRALGVVVVAYSDLSVGMMIAFLFYLSALNSPVQQLMGLMISYQNTKPAIERINALLKLKQEPHYPHEKNPFENVLTTSVTLKDVSFAYQYSNEVLSHINIEAKSGQKIALIGPSGSGKSTIAQILVGLYRHKGGEICYNGVPIEQIGLPVIRENVALMLQESLFFNETIRMNLTLSKEISDEKIHEALRAAKLETFVLSLENGLESRIGKNGIRLSGGQKQRLAIARLILSNPKVVIFDEATSALDNETEHQLYETLEQFLKERTTIIIAHRTTTIKQADYIYLIEEGRVKAEGSYEELFSRGVIKEDMDLG, encoded by the coding sequence ATGACAAAGCTCTATTCATTGAAACGTTTCTGGCAGCAGATATTGGGGCAAAAAAAAGAGTTTTGGGCGACAACATTTTATGGCATGGCTGCAACATTACTGCTTCTGCCTATCCCTATGCTTATTCCACTATTGATTGATGAAGTGTTACTTGGACACCCTGGAAAATTGACAGCATTTTTGTCTACGACATTTGGTAATAGTGAAACTTGGTTTTTAGTCTTGGTTACGGTAATTCTTGTGGCTATACTGCGAATGGGAGCATTTGTTTTTAGCAATCAACAAAGTTTTTATGCTATTAAAATTACGCAAAGGATCAGTTATCTGCTAAGACATCGTATCTTGCATCATCTTGAGCGTGTGTGTTTGTCCGAGTATGAGACTTTAAAATCGGGGGGAGTTGTTTCCAAGACCATACAGGATGTAACAGGTGTCAGTAGTTTTGCCAGTGCATTTGTCAGTAGTTTTTTCAGTTCAACCTTGATGCTTATTGGTATTGCAGCAGTCATGTTATGGATGAACTGGGTTCTGGCTTTATTGATCTTATTCCTGAATCCTTTTTTTCTTGCCTTTTCAAAAGTCCTAGGGAAAAAGACAGGAGAGTTGTTAAGACGTCAATATAAAGCCTATGAGGTTTACAATGAACTACTGAATGAAACACTTGAACTCTTTATTCAAGTACGGGCAAGTAACCAAGAGAAAAACTTTTTTGCTCTTATTCTTGACCAGTCCAAAGAGATAGAAAATGCATCCATTGATTATGGCCATAAAGCTGCCGTGGCACAACGGTCTTCCGGACTTTTGACTAATACGGTCATTGATATATTCCGTGCTTTGGGGGTGGTAGTAGTAGCTTATTCTGATTTAAGTGTAGGAATGATGATCGCCTTTTTGTTTTATCTCTCTGCTTTGAATTCTCCTGTACAACAGTTAATGGGACTAATGATCAGCTATCAAAATACCAAACCTGCGATAGAGCGCATTAATGCGCTTTTAAAATTGAAACAGGAGCCACACTACCCTCATGAGAAGAATCCTTTTGAGAATGTATTAACGACTTCAGTTACACTCAAAGATGTTTCATTTGCTTATCAATATTCAAACGAAGTCCTCTCTCATATCAATATCGAAGCAAAAAGCGGACAAAAGATTGCTTTGATCGGACCAAGCGGCAGTGGGAAAAGCACGATTGCCCAGATTTTGGTAGGACTTTATCGGCATAAAGGCGGAGAAATATGTTATAACGGTGTACCTATCGAGCAGATTGGACTTCCTGTCATACGAGAGAATGTTGCATTGATGTTGCAAGAGTCCCTCTTTTTTAACGAGACGATACGTATGAACCTCACACTTTCCAAAGAGATCAGTGACGAGAAGATCCATGAAGCCTTAAGGGCAGCGAAACTAGAAACATTTGTACTTAGCCTGGAAAATGGTTTGGAGTCACGTATAGGGAAAAACGGTATCCGACTTTCGGGAGGACAGAAACAGAGGCTAGCTATTGCACGTCTAATACTTTCAAATCCAAAAGTAGTGATCTTTGATGAAGCTACATCGGCATTGGATAACGAGACTGAACATCAATTATATGAAACACTCGAACAGTTCTTAAAAGAACGTACTACGATTATCATTGCACACAGGACAACAACGATCAAACAAGCAGACTATATTTATCTGATTGAAGAAGGGCGTGTTAAGGCAGAAGGAAGTTATGAAGAACTTTTTTCAAGAGGGGTAATCAAAGAGGATATGGATCTTGGGTAA
- a CDS encoding lasso peptide biosynthesis B2 protein, which translates to MGKVKKFFALSGEEKKLFVEAYVTLGLMRAALLVFSFKHLTHSLEHQKNISDIKPLSDQNRQSAMAVGKAIIRAAAYTPWESACLVQSLTAQRMLQKRGIPGVFYLGVLKDNGSEEKINAHAWSQCGDMIITGGKGHEAFTVLSVFRWGKE; encoded by the coding sequence TTGGGTAAGGTCAAAAAATTCTTTGCTTTAAGTGGTGAAGAAAAAAAACTTTTTGTAGAAGCTTATGTGACATTGGGGCTGATGCGTGCAGCCCTTTTAGTGTTTTCTTTTAAACATTTGACCCATTCTTTAGAACATCAAAAAAATATATCTGACATAAAACCTCTGAGTGATCAAAACCGGCAAAGTGCAATGGCTGTAGGGAAAGCGATCATAAGAGCAGCTGCTTATACCCCTTGGGAGAGTGCCTGTTTGGTACAGTCATTGACAGCACAACGTATGTTACAAAAGCGTGGTATTCCAGGTGTCTTTTATCTTGGGGTGCTCAAAGACAATGGGAGTGAAGAAAAGATAAATGCACATGCATGGTCACAATGTGGAGATATGATCATTACAGGTGGCAAAGGACATGAAGCTTTTACAGTACTTTCTGTTTTTAGGTGGGGAAAAGAATGA
- the argF gene encoding ornithine carbamoyltransferase: MRHFLTLADFTKEELLEMIALAQKIKAQTKQRKFVPYMEHQTLGMIFEKSSTRTRVSFETGIYQLGGIGLFLSSNDIQLGRGEPMKDTARVISRMVDMVMIRTFEHSKLEEFAKYSKVPVINGLTDDYHPVQLMTDFLTMLEFGKENPIVAYVGDGNNMTHSWLMLAAIMGFELRVATPKGYECDPAIVAQAEKLAAQNGGKLIFGNDPKEAVKGVDVVTTDTWISMGQEDEKETKLKAFDGYIVDEAMMNLAKEDAIFLHCLPAYRGYEVSEEVFEKHSEVIFTEAENRLHAQKGIMVWLDSHRND, from the coding sequence ATGAGACACTTTTTGACACTGGCAGACTTTACTAAAGAGGAACTGCTGGAGATGATCGCACTGGCACAAAAGATCAAAGCCCAGACAAAGCAACGTAAGTTTGTACCCTACATGGAACACCAGACACTGGGAATGATCTTTGAGAAGAGCTCAACACGTACAAGAGTAAGCTTTGAGACGGGAATTTACCAGCTTGGCGGTATCGGGCTTTTCCTCTCGTCTAATGATATTCAGCTGGGCCGTGGAGAACCGATGAAAGATACGGCACGAGTTATCTCCCGTATGGTTGATATGGTGATGATACGTACGTTTGAGCATAGCAAGCTTGAAGAGTTTGCCAAGTACTCCAAAGTACCGGTGATCAACGGTCTCACAGATGACTACCACCCGGTACAACTCATGACAGACTTTCTTACGATGCTTGAATTTGGTAAAGAAAACCCGATCGTTGCCTATGTAGGAGATGGTAATAACATGACCCATTCGTGGCTGATGCTTGCAGCGATCATGGGCTTTGAACTGCGTGTAGCAACGCCAAAAGGGTATGAGTGTGATCCGGCTATCGTAGCACAGGCTGAGAAACTTGCTGCACAAAACGGTGGTAAACTGATCTTTGGTAACGATCCTAAAGAAGCGGTTAAAGGTGTTGATGTCGTCACGACGGATACATGGATTTCTATGGGGCAAGAAGACGAAAAAGAGACAAAACTAAAAGCCTTTGATGGCTATATCGTTGATGAAGCGATGATGAATCTAGCAAAAGAAGATGCGATCTTCCTACACTGTCTGCCTGCTTATAGAGGATATGAAGTAAGCGAAGAGGTCTTTGAAAAACATTCTGAAGTGATCTTTACAGAAGCCGAGAACAGACTTCATGCACAAAAAGGTATCATGGTATGGCTTGATAGCCATAGAAATGATTAG
- a CDS encoding ArsS family sensor histidine kinase, producing the protein MRNLSVTTFIHILFSIAIIILVTTFILFLSWDRDRQKIEEFKHYQLISVTFLSNLQRHPGDERLQELYKELQLKPLSDEGASILKKRIENSGETIFTGGSALGKVRVFDIKGKRYIYIQRMEYNLMLVDDREEKYYFEIAVSLGVFLTVLLLLLYVAVLRKLYPLRTLHKEIQRFAKGDLNTKVTYKYDDEIGKIAQSFDNAIRHINQLSASKNLFMRNIMHELKTPITKGRIIVEMLEDVQSKKVLVRAFERMNELINELAQIERVTTQSFEPSLEYTSLKEVVQRTRELLINESDHMSIEVKDVALITDVNLLALALKNLMDNGIKYSTDKHVHLKSIDCGLEVSSRGKALQHPLSYYIEPFSQEEKRSSGFGLGLYIVNAILEKLGYMLDYRYEEGNNIFSVLTENHCPIK; encoded by the coding sequence ATGAGAAATTTATCGGTAACGACCTTTATCCATATTCTATTTTCTATAGCGATCATCATTTTGGTGACCACCTTTATATTGTTCCTCTCCTGGGATAGAGATCGTCAGAAAATCGAAGAGTTTAAACATTATCAACTGATCTCTGTGACCTTCCTTTCCAATCTTCAAAGACATCCGGGAGATGAGAGACTGCAGGAACTCTACAAAGAGCTTCAATTAAAGCCTTTATCAGATGAAGGTGCTTCGATCCTGAAAAAGCGTATAGAAAACAGTGGGGAGACAATCTTTACCGGCGGTTCGGCATTGGGTAAAGTGCGAGTGTTTGATATTAAGGGTAAAAGATATATCTATATACAGCGTATGGAGTATAATCTCATGCTTGTGGATGATAGAGAAGAGAAGTACTATTTTGAGATTGCCGTGTCTTTGGGTGTCTTCTTGACGGTACTTTTGCTTTTGCTTTATGTAGCTGTCTTGCGTAAACTTTATCCGCTTCGTACACTACATAAAGAGATACAGCGTTTTGCTAAGGGTGATCTAAATACTAAAGTGACCTATAAGTATGATGATGAGATAGGAAAAATCGCACAAAGCTTTGACAATGCCATTAGACATATCAATCAACTCTCTGCATCTAAAAATCTCTTTATGCGCAATATCATGCATGAACTTAAAACTCCGATTACTAAAGGACGTATCATTGTAGAGATGCTGGAAGATGTTCAGAGTAAAAAAGTATTGGTACGTGCCTTTGAACGTATGAATGAACTGATCAATGAACTTGCCCAGATAGAGCGTGTCACCACACAAAGTTTTGAACCGAGTTTAGAGTATACTTCACTCAAAGAAGTAGTGCAGAGAACACGCGAGCTTTTGATCAATGAGAGCGACCACATGAGTATTGAGGTAAAAGATGTGGCTTTGATCACGGATGTAAATCTTTTGGCTTTGGCACTTAAAAACCTTATGGATAACGGTATAAAGTATAGTACAGATAAACACGTACATTTGAAGTCAATTGATTGTGGTTTGGAAGTTTCATCCAGAGGAAAAGCTTTGCAACATCCACTCTCTTATTATATTGAACCTTTTTCTCAAGAGGAAAAACGAAGTTCAGGTTTTGGGCTTGGATTATATATAGTAAACGCGATTTTGGAAAAATTGGGATATATGCTGGATTATCGTTATGAGGAGGGGAACAATATATTCTCTGTTCTTACAGAGAATCATTGTCCTATCAAATAA
- a CDS encoding PqqD family protein codes for MNLNQQIVFADTVFAQEVDGEMVLLDMNSENYFGLDSVGMDFWKAIEEKKNLKDVLETLMAQYDVEEEVLKSDLFTFVEKLQKSGLVEVKVV; via the coding sequence ATGAATCTCAACCAACAAATAGTATTCGCAGATACCGTATTTGCCCAGGAAGTAGACGGAGAGATGGTACTGCTTGATATGAATTCTGAGAACTATTTCGGGCTTGATAGTGTAGGAATGGATTTTTGGAAAGCTATTGAAGAAAAAAAGAACCTAAAAGATGTACTTGAAACACTTATGGCGCAATATGACGTAGAAGAGGAAGTGCTTAAAAGCGATCTTTTCACTTTTGTAGAAAAACTACAGAAGAGTGGTCTAGTAGAGGTGAAAGTAGTTTGA